One segment of Falco rusticolus isolate bFalRus1 chromosome 3, bFalRus1.pri, whole genome shotgun sequence DNA contains the following:
- the LOC119144797 gene encoding acrosin-like isoform X1 — MAFQYGMSRVVGGTDAQAGAWPWIVSIQNPWQAGTGHTCGGSLISAQWVLTAAHCFIEASYITMWRVVIGATRLTQLGPEAQVRNIKRLLLHQGYSNITQRNDIALLELDQPVQCNAYVQLACVPDASLRVSQLKNCYISGWGATTARSGRSTDVLQEAQVRLIDVNVCNSSRWYRGAIHTHNVCAGYPQGSIDTCQVGACYEPSPVAQAAPPHATTPTWPGMCLAWPVPLPLQVPTAGGAYTPFPIGRPLPSAPLVPEAWHSAQKALLVFLAAHGSPSQACHSSLPHTHHHRAVRRASPTLQAHHPFPGKARSTQPRSAGNTAPAGAVREKEPTPVLTVATQQPLCPLSSSAGGQRWASRVPRQQCRLLLACWCHQLGERLCPSQAARSLHLHSALLRLDPATDGPAPSSEGYSNSTRLESFCHHLKPRSEAKAHSSAVGRLLPVSSPEAAGLL, encoded by the exons ATGGCTTTTCAGTACGGCATGTCGCGCGTCGTGGGTGGCACAGATGCCCAGGCAGGGGCCTGGCCCTGGATCGTCAGCATCCAGAATCCCTGGCAAGCGGGCACGGGTCATACCTGCGGAGGCTCCCTCATCAGCGCACAGTGGGTCCTGACAGCAGCCCACTGCTTCATCGAGGCCAG CTACATCACCATGTGGCGCGTGGTGATCGGTGCCACGCGGCTGACTCAGCTGGGCCCTGAGGCCCAGGTGCGCAACATCAAGCGGCTGCTCCTTCACCAAGGCTACAGTAACATCACGCAGAGGAACGACATTGCCTTGCTGGAGCTGGACCAGCCTGTGCAGTGCAACGCCTACGTTCAGCTTGCCTGCGTGCCCGATGCCTCGCTGAGAGTCTCGCAGCTGAAAAACTGCTACATCAGCGGCTGGGGTGCCACGACTGCAAGAT CTGGACGATCAACggatgtgctgcaggaggcccaGGTCCGCCTCATTGATGTCAACGTCTGTAACAGCAGCCGGTGGTACAGAGGGGCCATCCACACGCACAACGTCTGTGCTGGCTATCCGCAGGGCAGCATTGACACCTGCCAGGTAGGAGCGTGCTACGAGCCAAGCCCCGTAGCACAGGCAGCCCCGCCACACGCAACTACGCCAACATGGCCCGGCATGTGCTTGGCCTGGCCAGTGCCCCTCCCACTTCAGGTCCCCACCGCCGGGGGGGCTTATACCCCCTTCCCCATCGGCAGGCCCCTGCCCAGTGCCCCTCTTGTCCCAGAGGCATGGCACTCTGCCCAGAAAGCCCTCCTAGTGTTCCTGGCAGCCCACGGCTCCCCATCCCAAGCCTGCCACAGCTCTCTTCCACACACCCACCATCACCGTGCAGTGAGGAGAGCCAGCCCCACCTTACAAGCCCACCACCCCTTCCCAGGCAAGGCTCGCTCGACACAGCCTCGCTCTGCAGGGAACACAGCTCCGGCAGGTGCCGTCAGAGAGAAGGAGCCAACCCCCGTGCTGACGGTGGCCACCCAACAACCCCTTtgtcctctctcctcctctgcagggggACAGCGGTGGGCCTCTCGTGTGCCAAGACAGCAGTGCAGACTACTTCTGGCTTGTTGGTGTCACCAGCTGGGGGAGAGGCTGTGCCCGAGCCAGGCAGCCCGGAGTCTACACCTCCACTCAGCACTTCTACGACTGGATCCTGCTACAGATGGGCCTGCGCCCAGCAGTGAGGGCTACTCCAACAGCACGCGCTTGGAGTCATTTTGTCACCACCTCAAGCCCCGTTCCGAGGCCAAGGCCCACAGCAGCGCAGTCGGGCGGCTCCTGCCCGTTTCCAGTCCAGAAGCTGCTGGACTTCTTTAG
- the LOC119144532 gene encoding acrosin-like — protein sequence MAFQYGMSRVVGGTDAQAGAWPWIVSIQNPWQAGTGHTCGGSLISAQWVLTAAHCFIEASYITMWRVVIGATRLTQLGPEAQVRNIKRLLLHQGYSNITQRNDIALLELDQPVQCNAYVQLACVPDASLRVSQLKNCYISGWGATTARSGRSTDVLQEAQVRLIDVNVCNSSRWYRGAIHTHNVCAGYPQGGIDTCQGDSGGPLVCQDSSADYFWLVGVTSWGRGCARARQPGVYTSTQHFYDWILLQMGLRPAVRATPTARAWSHFVTTSSPVPRPRPTAAQSGGSCPFPVQKLLDFFSRLQELLHYLRGKTV from the exons ATGGCTTTTCAGTACGGCATGTCGCGCGTCGTGGGTGGCACAGATGCCCAGGCAGGGGCCTGGCCCTGGATCGTCAGCATCCAGAATCCCTGGCAAGCGGGCACGGGTCATACCTGCGGAGGCTCCCTCATCAGCGCACAGTGGGTCCTGACAGCAGCCCACTGCTTCATCGAGGCCAG CTACATCACCATGTGGCGCGTGGTGATCGGTGCCACGCGGCTGACTCAGCTGGGCCCTGAGGCCCAGGTGCGCAACATCAAGCGGCTGCTCCTTCACCAAGGCTACAGTAACATCACGCAGAGGAACGACATTGCCTTGCTGGAGCTGGACCAGCCTGTGCAGTGCAACGCCTACGTTCAGCTTGCCTGCGTGCCCGATGCCTCGCTGAGAGTCTCGCAGCTGAAAAACTGCTACATCAGCGGCTGGGGTGCCACGACTGCAAGAT CTGGACGATCAACggatgtgctgcaggaggcccaGGTCCGCCTCATTGATGTCAACGTCTGTAACAGCAGCCGGTGGTACAGAGGGGCCATCCACACGCACAACGTCTGTGCTGGCTATCCGCAGGGCGGCATTGACACCTGCCAG ggggACAGCGGTGGGCCTCTCGTGTGCCAAGACAGCAGTGCAGACTACTTCTGGCTTGTTGGTGTCACCAGCTGGGGGAGAGGCTGTGCCCGAGCCAGGCAGCCCGGAGTCTACACCTCCACTCAGCACTTCTACGACTGGATCCTGCTACAGATGGGCCTGCGCCCAGCAGTGAGGGCTACTCCAACAGCACGCGCTTGGAGTCATTTTGTCACCACGTCAAGCCCCGTTCCGAGGCCAAGGCCCACAGCAGCGCAGTCGGGCGGCTCCTGCCCATTTCCAGTCCAGAAGCTGCTGGACTTCTTTAGCCggctgcaggagctcctgcacTACCTAAGGGGAAAAACGGTGTGA
- the LOC119144797 gene encoding acrosin-like isoform X2 yields MLAAALAVTSPPPCSCHVSLAGMDLLRLLLILLAMCCPAYGTWDSCGGTCGLRPMAFQYGMSRVVGGTDAQAGAWPWIVSIQNPWQAGTGHTCGGSLISAQWVLTAAHCFIEASYITMWRVVIGATRLTQLGPEAQVRNIKRLLLHQGYSNITQRNDIALLELDQPVQCNAYVQLACVPDASLRVSQLKNCYISGWGATTARSGRSTDVLQEAQVRLIDVNVCNSSRWYRGAIHTHNVCAGYPQGSIDTCQGDSGGPLVCQDSSADYFWLVGVTSWGRGCARARQPGVYTSTQHFYDWILLQMGLRPAVRATPTARAWSHFVTTSSPVPRPRPTAAQSGGSCPFPVQKLLDFFSRLQELLQYLRGKTV; encoded by the exons ATGTTGGCGGCTGCACTGGCGGTGACAAGCCCTCCTCCTTGCAGCTGCCACGTGTCACTGGCAGGGATGGATTTGCTGCgcctcctcctcatcctgctGGCCATGTGCTGTCCTGCGTACGGCACATGGGACAGCTGTGG AGGGACCTGCGGGCTCCGGCCCATGGCTTTTCAGTACGGCATGTCGCGCGTCGTGGGTGGCACAGATGCCCAGGCAGGGGCCTGGCCCTGGATCGTCAGCATCCAGAATCCCTGGCAAGCGGGCACGGGTCATACCTGCGGAGGCTCCCTCATCAGCGCACAGTGGGTCCTGACAGCAGCCCACTGCTTCATCGAGGCCAG CTACATCACCATGTGGCGCGTGGTGATCGGTGCCACGCGGCTGACTCAGCTGGGCCCTGAGGCCCAGGTGCGCAACATCAAGCGGCTGCTCCTTCACCAAGGCTACAGTAACATCACGCAGAGGAACGACATTGCCTTGCTGGAGCTGGACCAGCCTGTGCAGTGCAACGCCTACGTTCAGCTTGCCTGCGTGCCCGATGCCTCGCTGAGAGTCTCGCAGCTGAAAAACTGCTACATCAGCGGCTGGGGTGCCACGACTGCAAGAT CTGGACGATCAACggatgtgctgcaggaggcccaGGTCCGCCTCATTGATGTCAACGTCTGTAACAGCAGCCGGTGGTACAGAGGGGCCATCCACACGCACAACGTCTGTGCTGGCTATCCGCAGGGCAGCATTGACACCTGCCAG ggggACAGCGGTGGGCCTCTCGTGTGCCAAGACAGCAGTGCAGACTACTTCTGGCTTGTTGGTGTCACCAGCTGGGGGAGAGGCTGTGCCCGAGCCAGGCAGCCCGGAGTCTACACCTCCACTCAGCACTTCTACGACTGGATCCTGCTACAGATGGGCCTGCGCCCAGCAGTGAGGGCTACTCCAACAGCACGCGCTTGGAGTCATTTTGTCACCACCTCAAGCCCCGTTCCGAGGCCAAGGCCCACAGCAGCGCAGTCGGGCGGCTCCTGCCCGTTTCCAGTCCAGAAGCTGCTGGACTTCTTTAGCCggctgcaggagctcctgcagtACCTAAGGGGAAAAACGGTGTGA